Proteins encoded by one window of Hafnia alvei:
- the thrC gene encoding threonine synthase produces MKLYNLKDHNEQVSFAQAIKQGLGKNQGLFFPLELPEFELTEIDSLLKQDFVTRSANILSAYLADEFAPEVIYNRVKAAFAFPAPVAQVEPDIAALELFHGPTLAFKDFGGRFMAQMLQEVAGNEPVTILTATSGDTGAAVAHAFYGLENVRVVILYPQGKISPLQEKLFCTLGGNIQTIAIDGDFDDCQALVKQAFDDEELKNAVGLNSANSINISRLLAQICYYFEAVAQLPQEARNQLVVSVPSGNFGDLTAGLLAKSLGLPIKRFIAATNANDTVPRFLATGEWQPHNTVATLSNAMDVSRPNNWPRVEELFRRKIWQLKELAYGHVSDDVTRQTVREMAQLGYISEPHAAIAYRVLRDTLQPGEFGLFLGTAHPAKFKEVVDEILTSDLPLPAELAERADLPLLSHQMAADFVPLRAFMMQWAK; encoded by the coding sequence ATGAAACTTTATAATCTGAAAGATCATAACGAGCAGGTCAGCTTTGCGCAGGCAATTAAACAGGGGTTGGGCAAAAATCAGGGACTCTTTTTTCCTTTAGAACTTCCAGAATTTGAGCTTACTGAAATTGATAGCTTACTGAAGCAGGATTTTGTGACCCGCAGCGCGAATATCTTATCTGCCTATTTGGCGGACGAATTTGCTCCAGAGGTTATCTATAATCGCGTGAAAGCGGCTTTTGCGTTCCCCGCGCCGGTTGCACAGGTGGAGCCGGACATCGCCGCGCTTGAGCTATTTCACGGGCCAACGTTAGCGTTTAAGGATTTTGGCGGGCGTTTTATGGCGCAGATGCTACAGGAAGTGGCGGGCAATGAGCCTGTCACGATTCTGACCGCCACCTCCGGTGACACCGGCGCAGCGGTAGCTCACGCATTTTACGGCTTAGAGAACGTGCGCGTTGTCATTCTCTACCCTCAGGGAAAAATCAGCCCGTTGCAGGAAAAACTGTTCTGCACGTTGGGTGGAAACATCCAGACGATTGCTATCGATGGCGATTTTGATGATTGTCAGGCCTTGGTTAAACAAGCCTTTGATGATGAAGAGCTTAAAAACGCGGTGGGGCTGAATTCTGCCAACTCAATTAATATCAGCCGTTTGCTGGCTCAGATCTGCTACTACTTCGAAGCCGTAGCGCAACTGCCTCAAGAAGCACGTAACCAGCTGGTGGTCTCTGTACCTAGCGGCAATTTTGGAGATTTAACCGCAGGGTTACTGGCGAAATCTCTGGGGTTACCGATTAAGCGTTTTATTGCGGCGACCAACGCGAATGACACCGTGCCACGCTTTCTCGCCACCGGCGAGTGGCAGCCGCATAACACCGTAGCAACGCTATCGAATGCTATGGACGTTAGCCGCCCAAATAACTGGCCGCGGGTTGAGGAGTTATTCCGCCGCAAGATATGGCAGCTCAAAGAGCTGGCTTATGGGCACGTTTCTGATGATGTGACGCGCCAAACGGTGCGTGAAATGGCGCAGCTTGGTTATATCTCTGAGCCTCATGCGGCGATTGCCTATCGTGTTTTGCGTGACACTTTGCAGCCAGGAGAGTTTGGCCTGTTCTTAGGCACCGCGCATCCGGCGAAGTTTAAAGAAGTGGTGGATGAGATCTTAACTAGCGATCTGCCTTTGCCAGCCGAACTGGCAGAACGCGCTGATTTGCCTCTGCTTTCACATCAAATGGCGGCGGATTTCGTTCCGCTTCGCGCCTTTATGATGCAGTGGGCAAAGTAA
- the tal gene encoding transaldolase — MTDKLTSLRQLTTVVADTGDIAAMKLYQPQDATTNPSLILNAAQIPEYRKLIDEAIAWARSQSSDKAQQVVDASDKLAVNIGLEILKLVPGRISTEVDARMSYDTEASVAKAKRLIKMYNDAGISNDRILIKLASTWQGIRAAEQLEKEGINCNLTLLFSFAQARACAEAGVYLISPFVGRILDWYKSNTDKKEYAPNEDPGVVSVTEIYEYYKQHGYETVVMGASFRNMGEILELAGCDRLTIAPALLKELSEAQGDVERKLSYTGEIKARPARLTEAEFYWQHNQDPMAVDKLSDGIRKFAVDQGKLEKMIADLL; from the coding sequence ATGACCGATAAACTGACATCCCTACGCCAGCTGACCACCGTTGTGGCCGACACCGGCGATATCGCTGCAATGAAGTTGTATCAACCACAAGATGCAACCACCAACCCTTCTCTGATCCTGAATGCAGCACAAATTCCTGAATACCGTAAGCTGATTGATGAAGCGATTGCTTGGGCGCGCAGCCAGAGCAGCGACAAAGCTCAGCAGGTTGTGGATGCTTCAGACAAGCTGGCCGTCAATATCGGTCTGGAAATTTTGAAACTGGTCCCAGGCCGCATCTCTACCGAAGTTGATGCGCGCATGTCTTATGACACCGAAGCTAGCGTTGCTAAAGCTAAACGTCTGATCAAAATGTATAACGATGCTGGTATCAGCAACGATCGCATTCTGATCAAACTGGCTTCAACTTGGCAGGGTATCCGCGCTGCGGAGCAGCTGGAAAAAGAAGGCATCAACTGTAACCTGACGCTGCTGTTCTCCTTCGCTCAGGCGCGTGCTTGTGCTGAAGCAGGGGTATACCTGATTTCTCCGTTTGTTGGTCGTATCCTTGACTGGTACAAATCAAACACCGACAAGAAAGAATATGCGCCAAACGAAGATCCAGGCGTTGTATCCGTGACCGAAATCTACGAATACTACAAACAGCACGGCTATGAAACCGTGGTTATGGGCGCAAGCTTCCGTAACATGGGTGAGATTCTGGAACTGGCTGGCTGTGACCGTCTGACCATCGCTCCAGCGCTGCTGAAAGAGCTGTCTGAAGCTCAGGGCGACGTTGAGCGTAAGCTGAGCTACACCGGTGAAATCAAAGCGCGTCCAGCGCGTCTGACCGAAGCTGAGTTCTACTGGCAGCACAATCAGGATCCAATGGCGGTTGATAAACTGTCTGACGGCATCCGTAAGTTTGCCGTAGACCAAGGCAAACTGGAAAAAATGATCGCTGACCTGCTGTAA
- the yaaA gene encoding peroxide stress protein YaaA: MLIIISPAKTLDYESPLATTRFTQPELLDRSAELMEYCRELTPAQIGSLMKISDKLAGLNAARFAEWQPNFTPENARQAILAFKGDVYTGLQAEDFSEQDFDFAQQHLRMLSGLYGLLRPLDLMMPYRLEMGIKLHNAKGNDLYSFWGDLLTEKLNQQLKAQGDNVLINLASDEYFKAVKPAKLDGQLIKPVFLDEKGGKFKVISFYAKKARGLMSRFIIQNQLTKPEQLKDFNLEGYFFEEEKPYKSGSELIFKRHEA; the protein is encoded by the coding sequence ATGCTGATTATTATCTCACCTGCCAAAACGCTGGATTATGAAAGCCCGCTGGCAACAACGCGCTTTACTCAACCTGAACTGCTCGATCGCTCTGCTGAGCTCATGGAATATTGCCGTGAATTAACACCGGCGCAGATTGGCAGCCTGATGAAAATCAGCGATAAGCTCGCAGGACTGAATGCCGCGCGCTTTGCCGAATGGCAGCCAAATTTCACGCCTGAAAATGCACGTCAGGCCATTCTGGCCTTTAAAGGCGACGTTTATACAGGGCTGCAAGCCGAAGACTTTAGCGAGCAAGATTTCGACTTTGCTCAGCAGCATCTGCGCATGCTTTCTGGCCTATACGGTTTGCTTCGCCCACTTGATTTGATGATGCCGTATCGTCTGGAGATGGGTATCAAATTGCATAACGCCAAAGGCAATGATTTATATAGTTTCTGGGGCGATTTGCTCACCGAGAAATTAAATCAGCAATTGAAAGCGCAAGGCGATAACGTGCTGATTAACCTTGCGTCTGATGAATACTTTAAAGCCGTAAAACCTGCCAAGTTAGACGGGCAACTGATTAAGCCGGTATTTTTAGATGAGAAAGGCGGCAAGTTTAAAGTCATCAGTTTCTACGCCAAAAAAGCGCGTGGCCTGATGAGTCGTTTTATCATTCAGAACCAGTTAACCAAACCTGAGCAATTGAAAGATTTCAATTTAGAAGGGTATTTCTTCGAAGAAGAGAAGCCGTATAAATCAGGCAGCGAACTAATTTTTAAACGTCACGAAGCGTAA
- a CDS encoding alanine/glycine:cation symporter family protein → MTDLISFINNILWGSVLIYLLIGTGIFFTIRTGFIQFRHFGHMFSVLKNSNKADSSGISSFQALCTSLAARVGTGNLTGVAIAITAGGPGAVFWMWVVAVIGMATSFIESTLAQLYKTKDDQGNYRGGPAYYMEKGLGMRWMGVLFSIFLIIAFGLVFNAVQSNSIAQATAVAFGTKPLYVGIALVLLSGAIIFGGLRSIAKTAELVVPFMAIAYLALAFWVVGHNLSRMPEVLLLIFKSAFGLQEAAAGAVGYGIAQAMTQGIQRGLFSNEAGMGSAPNAAASAAPYPPHPASQGYVQMFGVFVDTLVICSATAAIILSSGALDHAPGTISGIELTQRALASSVGGWGSIFIATAIFFFGFTSIIANYSYAESNLVFLEHNHPAGLMLFRCCTLGMVMFGTLAELPLVWKMADLSMAMMAITNLIAILLLSGVALKLAKDYNHQRSIGRLPTFDISQYPEIQQQVEPGIWDKPKSE, encoded by the coding sequence TTGACGGATCTAATTAGCTTTATCAACAACATATTATGGGGATCGGTGCTGATCTACCTTCTAATCGGCACAGGGATCTTTTTCACGATCCGAACCGGATTCATTCAGTTTCGTCATTTCGGCCATATGTTTTCGGTTTTAAAGAACAGTAATAAGGCCGACAGCTCAGGCATTTCTTCTTTCCAAGCGTTATGCACCAGTCTTGCCGCCCGCGTTGGCACAGGCAACTTAACCGGCGTCGCCATTGCGATTACCGCAGGCGGGCCTGGAGCCGTTTTCTGGATGTGGGTGGTTGCCGTGATTGGTATGGCAACCTCTTTCATCGAAAGCACCTTGGCACAGTTATACAAAACCAAAGACGATCAGGGAAATTACCGTGGTGGCCCCGCCTATTACATGGAAAAAGGGCTCGGCATGCGGTGGATGGGCGTTCTATTTTCGATCTTCTTAATCATCGCATTTGGTTTGGTATTTAACGCCGTGCAGTCTAACTCGATTGCTCAGGCTACCGCTGTTGCCTTTGGCACTAAGCCGCTCTATGTCGGCATTGCTTTAGTTTTGCTCAGCGGCGCTATCATTTTTGGCGGACTACGTTCAATTGCCAAAACGGCAGAATTAGTCGTGCCGTTTATGGCTATCGCCTATTTGGCGCTGGCATTCTGGGTGGTTGGGCACAATCTGAGCCGAATGCCCGAAGTCCTTTTGCTGATATTCAAAAGCGCTTTCGGTTTGCAGGAAGCGGCCGCAGGCGCCGTCGGATATGGAATTGCGCAGGCCATGACGCAAGGCATTCAGCGCGGCTTATTTTCAAACGAAGCCGGTATGGGATCTGCGCCTAATGCTGCAGCGTCTGCCGCACCATATCCACCGCATCCAGCATCACAAGGCTATGTGCAAATGTTCGGTGTTTTTGTCGATACGCTGGTTATCTGCAGCGCCACTGCGGCCATTATTCTTTCATCTGGCGCATTAGACCACGCGCCGGGCACGATTAGCGGGATTGAACTCACCCAGCGAGCGCTAGCCTCCTCGGTAGGCGGATGGGGTTCTATCTTTATTGCTACCGCCATCTTTTTCTTTGGTTTTACCTCAATTATCGCCAACTATTCGTATGCCGAGAGTAATCTGGTCTTTCTCGAACACAACCATCCCGCCGGTCTCATGCTGTTCCGCTGCTGTACGTTGGGCATGGTGATGTTTGGTACGCTCGCTGAACTGCCGCTGGTATGGAAAATGGCCGATCTTTCCATGGCAATGATGGCCATTACTAACCTGATCGCAATTTTACTGCTCTCCGGTGTAGCGCTGAAATTGGCCAAAGATTATAACCACCAGCGAAGCATCGGGCGCTTGCCAACCTTTGATATCAGCCAATACCCTGAAATTCAGCAGCAGGTTGAACCCGGCATTTGGGATAAACCGAAATCTGAGTAG